Proteins from one Gallus gallus isolate bGalGal1 chromosome 15, bGalGal1.mat.broiler.GRCg7b, whole genome shotgun sequence genomic window:
- the VPS33A gene encoding vacuolar protein sorting-associated protein 33A, whose amino-acid sequence MAAHLSSGRVNLTALREAGRRELREFLDKCAGSKAIVWDEYLTGPFGLIAQYSLLKEHEVEKMFTLKPGRLPQADVRNIIFFVRPRLELMDIITDNVRREDRGRSPQRDFHILFVPRRSLLCEQWLKEQGVLGSFIHREQYSLDLIPFDGDLLSMESESTFKECYLESDQTSLYHAAKGLMTLQALYGTIPQIFGKGECARHVANMMIRMKREFPGSQNSIFPVFDTLLLLDRNVDLLTPLATQLTYEGLIDEIYGIQNTYVKLPPEKFAPKKQGEGGKDLPTEPKKLQLNSAEELYAEIRDKNFNAVGSVLSKKAKIISAAFEERHHAKTVGEIKQFVSQLPHMQAARSSLANHTSIAELIKDITTSEDFFDNLTVEQEFMSGIDTDKVNNYIEDCIAQKHSLIKILRLVCLQSVCNNGLKQKVLDHYKREILQTYGYEHILTLNNLEKAGLLKLQTGGRNNYPTIRKTLRLWMDDVNEQNPNDISYVYSGYAPLSVRLAQLLARPGWRSIEEVLKMLPGPHFEERQQLPTGLQKKRQHGENRVTLVFFLGGVTYAEIAALRFLSQMEDGGTEYVIATTKLINGTTWIKSLMEKLEPAPF is encoded by the exons ATGGCGGCTCACCTGAGCTCGGGGCGCGTGAACCTGACGGCGCTGCGCGAGGCGGGGCGCAGGGAGCTGCGCGAGTTCCTCGATAAGTGCGCGGGCTCCAAG GCCATCGTGTGGGACGAGTACCTGACCGGGCCGTTCGGGCTGATCGCGCAGTACTCGCTGCTCAAG GAGCATGAGGTGGAGAAGATGTTCACCCTGAAGCCGGGCCGCCTGCCCCAGGCTGACGTCAGGAACATCATCTTCTTCGTGAGGCCCAGGCTGGAGCTGATGGACATCATCACGGACAACGTGCGCAG GGAGGACAGAGGCCGTTCTCCCCAGAGGGACTTCCACATCCTCTTCGTGCCGCGCCGCAGCCTGCTGTGCGagcagtggctgaaggagcagggCGTGCTGGGGTCCTTCATCCACCGGGAGCAGTACAGCCTGGACCTGATACCCTTCGATGGGGACCTGCTGTCCATGGAGTCTGAGAGCACGTTCAAG GAATGTTACTTGGAGAGTGACCAGACAAGCCTGTACCATGCGGCGAAGGGGCTGATGACTCTGCAGGCTCTCTATGGAACCATCCCCCAGATTTTTGGGAAGGGCGAGTGTGCCCGG cacGTAGCTAACATGATGATCAGAATGAAGCGTGAGTTCCCTGGAAGCCAGAACTCAATATTTCCAGTCTTTGATACCCTCTTGTTGCTGGACCGCAATGTTGATCTGCTGACACCGTTAGCCACACAGCTGACATACGAAGGGCTGATTGATGAAATCTATGGAATTCAGAATA CATATGTGAAACTCCCTCCTGAGAAGTTTGCCCCGAAGAAGCAAGGTGAGGGTGGCAAAGATCTCCCCACAGAGCCCAAGAAACTCCAGCTGAACTCAGCTGAGGAGCTGTATGCTGAAATCCGAGACAAGAACTTCAATGCTGTGGGGTCAGTGCTGAGCAAGAAGGCCAAGATCATCTCAGCAGCCTTTGAG gAAAGACACCATGCAAAAACTGTTGGAGAGATTAAGCAGTTTGTCTCACAGCTGCCACACATGCAGGCAGCAAGGAGTTCTCTGGCAAACCACACCTCCATTGCAGAACTCATCAAAGACATCACCA CATCCGAAGATTTTTTTGATAATTTAACAGTAGAACAGGAGTTCATGTCTGGAATAGACACAGACAAG gtTAACAATTACATTGAAGACTGCATTGCTCAAAAACATTCATTGATCAAGATCCTACGTCTCGTTTGCTTGCAATCTGTGTGCAATAATGGACTGAAGCAGAAGGTTCTGGACCACTATAAAAGAGAGATTCTCCAG ACTTATGGCTATGAACATATATTGACCTTAAACAACTTAGAAAAGGCTGGGCTCCTGAAGCTGCAGACAGGTGGTAGGAATAACTACCCAACAATCCGAAAAACCCTGCGCTTATGGATGGATGATGTTAATGAGCAG AACCCCAACGACATCTCCTATGTGTACAGTGGCTACGCGCCGCTGAGCGTTcgcctggcacagctgctggcaAGGCCTGGGTGGCGGAGCATAGAGGAGGTGTTAAAAATGCTGCCAGGCCCCCACTTTGAGGAGCGGCAGCAGTTACCCACTGGCCTGCAGAAAAAGC GTCAGCATGGTGAGAACCGAGTCACGCTGGTGTTCTTCCTGGGAGGTGTGACATATGCAGAAATAGCTGCACTGAGATTTCTATCTCAGATGGAAGATGGAGGCACAGAGTACGTCATTGCCACCACAAAACTAATCAATGGAACAACCTGGATCAAATCCTTGATGGAAAAATTAGAGCCTGCCCCTTTCTAG